From a single Pyxicephalus adspersus chromosome 11, UCB_Pads_2.0, whole genome shotgun sequence genomic region:
- the LOC140341189 gene encoding IgGFc-binding protein-like codes for MGFGLLLHICALLCLGGFSLAEEPGTDFAVVFMQNFLPKSDHLQLKVLITAFLPDTEAVIYLPSKSFSKLVLLSPDLPLAVELPQEAEILNSGRSNNTVRVSSNKPISVVASNGKSHKTSLTFLSPITNWGSDYYVVTPEIAPEDSFRQVAIVNGPHPNVVSIRLTGLVEFENTKHLAGEYLNLTLAPWEALQLKANESLTGSHVVSQEPVALLAGRTCPEMRGRCQVCLQLPPVSAWGSTFVYPPLPFQKVTSKIYILAAAETQIKIVHGYNVIDLMVNSGVVNEFDFDPASRLLILTPGKIFVLLYFGEGLLEPAEGFLFNLPPREKACASFAVVSVPGFTNIPLVVVQADSKEGLQLNHKSLNQSVWEAIPGTDLVYQLLPAISKNGIYLLNNPRHVFGVTTIGTAERNAYGAYGVCLDTVYSQCGFECHSELPCPKSSCMSSGTQTCMVWGATHVRTFHGTYLFQSGNCPSLLLAFRENMPDLGNFFLERRLDYRITIRLEVFRKKLTIPAASPGTVLVDGKLQYTPIFLERGKLNITRFGSYTFLKTSFGMRIIIGDHNGFVQIQMPNVYSNILSGLCNNPTLEDVWPPSNDTLEDVWPPSNDTLEDVWPPSNDTLEDVWPPANDTLEDVWPPANDTLEDVWPPANDTHLSCTPGEVKGPKPCENIGLSALLSYCQQLVNSEIFKPCHATLDPRPFVEGCETEVCETDNVCLGLSAYAMACGLQNVNLTGWRSLTGCESSKMMASYQNQVTVSRRSPDSGCMYYIMNEQALPANSSIDLLHPEECNLVLMSVDAEDTALKPFSVTVDYIIGSNQSVSNLAVEVYGIYILIPSKWVGLSLEMGQILVNGIPTSLPFSLASDKATMRFEYPNVILQTDYGLDVILSVNGEVFILPPDSYLNHIHGWCAEEKLWFGEFHAKENLCNIKLKGEDWNCGNQTLGYELCNSLLAENGPFQGCHNIVSPWLFYEECQRLFCESPENQVCAVFQEYARVCQVQGADVQPWRKDDFCCCVGNEHENK; via the exons ATGGGTTTCGGGCTACTTTTGCATATCTGTGCCCTCCTGTGCCTTGGAG GATTTTCCTTGGCGGAGGAGCCAGGCACAGACTTTGCTGTGGTATTTATGCAGAATTTCCTCCCCAAATCGGATCACCTTCAATTGAAAGTCCTTATCACAGCGTTCCTCCCTGACACTGAAGCGGTCATCTACTTGCCAAGTAAAAGTTTTAGCAAGCTCGTTCTCCTTTCACCTGACCTTCCCTTGGCTGTTGAGTTGCCGCAAGAAGCCGAGATTCTAAATTCCGGCCGCTCAAACAATACCGTACGTGTCTCTTCCAACAAACCCATATCTGTGGTCGCCTCCAATGGCAAATCCCACAAAACCAGTCTAACTTTTCTATCCCCGATCACAAATTGGGGAAGTGACTACTATGTTGTGACCCCTGAAATTGCACCTGAAGATTCCTTTAGACAAGTTGCGATAGTGAATGGCCCCCACCCAAATGTTGTTTCCATCCGTTTGACTGGGTTGGTTGAGTTTGAGAATACAAAACACCTTGCTGGAGAATATCTCAATTTGACTTTAGCTCCCTGGGAAGCCTTGCAGCTGAAAGCCAATGAAAGTTTGACTGGGAGCCATGTTGTGTCACAGGAACCTGTAGCTCTACTGGCAGGACGTACATGCCCTGAAATGCGTGGGAGGTGTCAGGTTTGTTTGCAGCTTCCTCCAGTATCTGCTTGGGGTTCTACATTTGTGTACCCGCCATTGCCCTTTCAAAAAGTCACCAGTAAAATCTACATCCTTGCTGCAGCtgagacacaaataaaaattgtacatgGCTACAACGTGATCGATCTGATGGTTAATTCTGGAGTGGTGAATGAATTCGACTTTGATCCAGCATCGAGGCTTCTCATTTTAACTCCAGGGAAAATTTTTGTCCTCCTGTATTTTGGTGAAGGTCTCCTTGAGCCTGCTGAGGGTTTTCTCTTTAATCTTCCACCCAGGGAAAAGGCCTGTGCTTCCTTTGCCGTTGTTTCAGTACCCGGGTTTACCAACATACCATTGGTGGTTGTCCAAGCAGATAGTAAAGAGGGACTACAGCTAAATCATAAGTCTTTAAACCAATCAGTTTGGGAAGCTATTCCTGGCACAGACTTGGTCTATCAACTTTTGCCAGCAATTAGTAAAAATGGTATCTATCTTCTAAACAACCCTAGACATGTGTTTGGTGTAACTACTATCGGCACAGCTGAGAGGAACGCCTATGGAGCATATGGAGTTTGCTTGGATACAG tgTACAGTCAATGTGGGTTTGAATGCCATAGTGAGCTACCGTGCCCAAAATCTTCATGCATGTCTTCTGGAACCCAAACCTGCATGGTGTGGGGAGCAACACATGTGCGCACATTCCATGGAACCTATCTCTTTCAATCTGGTAATTGTCCAAGCTTGCTTCTTGCTTTTCGAGAAAATATGCCGGACCTTGGCAACTTCTTTTTGGAGAGAAGGCTGGACTACAGAATTACCATAAGACTAGAGGTGTTCAGGAAGAAGCTGACAATTCCTGCAGCAAGTCCAGGAACTGTGCTG gtcGATGGAAAACTGCAGTATACCCCAATATTTCTTGAGCGTGGCAAACTAAACATAACTCGTTTTGGCTCATACACTTTTCTGAAGACTTCATTTGGGATGCGTATTATCATTGGTGATCACAATGGCTTTGTCCAAATTCAGATGCCTAATGTCTACTCTAATATCTTGTCTGGTCTCTGCAATAACCCCACTCTGGAAGATGTTTGGCCGCCCTCCAATGACACTCTGGAAGACGTTTGGCCGCCCTCCAATGACACTCTGGAAGACGTTTGGCCGCCCTCCAATGACACTCTGGAAGACGTCTGGCCGCCCGCCAATGACACCCTGGAAGACGTCTGGCCGCCCGCCAATGACACCCTGGAAGACGTCTGGCCGCCCGCCAATGACACCCATCTAAGTTGCACCCCTGGCGAAGTGAAAGGACCAAAACCTTGTGAAAACATTGGTCTGTCTGCTCTTCTCTCCTACTGCCAACAACTAGTGAATTCTGAAATATTTAAACCCTGCCATGCTACGCTGGATCCAAGACCTTTTGTTGAGGGCTGTGAAACTGAAGTCTGTGAGACGGATAATGTTTGCTTGGGGCTCAGTGCCTATGCAATGGCATGTGGCCTTCAAAATGTGAACCTGACTGGGTGGAGAAGTCTCACTGGATGTG AATCAAGCAAAATGATGGCCAGCTACCAAAACCAAGTGACTGTCTCCCGCCGTTCCCCAGATTCTGGCTGCATGTACTACATCATGAACGAACAAGCTCTTCCTGCAAACTCATCAATTGATCTACTTCACCCTGAAGAGTGTAACTTGGTGCTGATGTCGGTGGATGCTGAAGATACAGCACTGAAACCTTTTTCTGTTACAGTAGATTATATAATTGGATCAAACCAAAGTGTTTCAAACTTGGCAGTGGAGGTCTATGGGATCTACATCCTTATACCATCAAAGTGGGTtggtttgtcattggaaatgggCCAAATCTTG GTAAACGGGATCCCAACAAGTCTCCCATTTAGTTTGGCTTCAGACAAAGCCACCATGCGGTTTGAGTATCCCAACGTAATCCTTCAGACAGACTATGGACTTGACGTAATACTTAGTGTGAATGGAGAAGTCTTCATCTTACCCCCAGATAGCTACCTGAACCACATACATGGCTGGTGTGCTGAAGAAAAGTTGTGGTTTGGTGAATTCCATGCAAAGGAGAATCTGTGTAATATCAAACTTAAAGGAGAAGACTGGAACTGTGGAAATCAGACCTTGGGTTATGAACTCTGCAATTCCTTGTTGGCTGAGAACGGTCCATTTCAAGGTTGTCATAATATCGTCTCTCCATGGCTCTTTTATGAAGAGTGCCAAAGACTTTTTTGTGAGAGTCCTGAGAACCAAGTCTGTGCCGTTTTCCAAGAATATGCAAGAGTTTGTCAGGTGCAAGGAGCTGATGTTCAGCCATGGAGGAAAGATGACTTTTGTT gctGCGTTGGGAATGAACATGAAAACAAgtaa